GTGGGGCATCCTGTGGCGAATCATCGTGCCGTTGTCCAAGCCTGCACTGACCACGGTGGGGGTGTTCTCGATCGTCTATCATTGGAACGACTTCTTCAATCCCCTGATCTACCTCAACTCCGAATCCAGGTACACCCTCTCCATTGGACTGAAGTACTTCCAGAACGCCTACGGGGCCACGGAGATCAACCTGCTGATGGCGGTCTCCCTCATCGCGTTGGTCCCCATCCTGATCATCTTCTTCGTGGCCCAGAAGTACTTCGTCCAGGGCATCACCATGACAGGACTGAAGGGCTAGAGGTGGAGGGCGCTCGATGGCGGCAAGGATTGTGGTAGACGTCCACGAGGTCGTCGGGCCGTTCCCGCACTTCTGGGAGTTCGGGTTCGGGTCGGAGCGGCCGTTCATGGTGTTGCGAGAGGCCGTCCTCGACCACTACCGGTTGGGGCGAGAGGAGCTCGGCTTCCGCTACGTGCGGGCGCACGGCATCTTCCATGACGAGATGGGGGTGTACCGGCTGATCGACGGCAAGCCCGTCTACGGATGGCGGGCCGTCGACGCCGTGTACGATCGCCTCCTCTCGATCGGGCTGCGCCCCTTCGTCGAGCTGAGCTTCATGCCATCGGCGCTTGCGTCTGGGTCGCAGACGTGCTTCTACTACCAGGGCAACGTGACACCCCCCCGGGACTGGCCCCAGTGGGGCGCGCTCGTCGAGGCCTTCGTGCGGCACCTGGTCGAGCGGTACGGGCTGGAAGAGGTGCGCCAGTGGTACTTCGAGGTCTGGAACGAACCCAATCTGCGGTACTTCTGGGCAGGGACTCAGGACGACTACTGGCGCCTGTACGACTGGGCCGCTGATGCGGTCAAGAGAGTCGATGAGAGGATGCGGGTAGGCGGGCCAGCTACGGCAGCAGGGGCGTGGGTCGACGCGTTCATCCGGCACTGTCTGGAGGGGCACAACGCCTGTACTGGACGGGTGGGCGCTCCCCTGGATTTCGTCAGTTACCACGGGTACCCCACCGATGCGGGACAGGTACTCGACGGTGAGCATGTGCCGTTCACGAGAGAGACCTACTGGCGCGAGATGGCGCGGCGCAATGCCCGTTTCGTCAGGGAGCTCGCTGCGAAGGACCGCTTGGGTCACGACGTCGAGATTCACGTGACGGAATGGAACTCGACGGCGCACCTGCACGATCCCGAGCTGGACGACTCCAACCAGGCGGCCTTCATCTGCCGGACCATCAAGGACGTGGCCGGCCACTTGGACTCGTTCAGCTTCTGGACGCTGTCCGACATCTTCGAAGAGGGCGGGTGGCCCGAAGCGGAGTTCCACGGCGGCTTCGGCCTCGTGACCATCCATGGGGTGTGCAAGCCCTCGTTCAACGCCTTTCGGATGCTGCACATGCTGGGTGATCGGCAGCTACAAACGGCCGTCGAGGGCGCGTCGCCAGGTGTCGATGCGCTCGTGACGACCTCGTCGGACACTGGAGCGATCCAGGTGCTCGTGTGGAACTACGTGGTTCCCGGGGCCCAGGCGAGGGGGGAGTCGGCTGAGAAGATCGCCATCCAGCTGGAACGGCCCGGCGGGAGGCGATTCACGTTACGTCAGTACCTGGTCGATCGCCATCACAGCAATGCCTATACGGCATGGAAGGAGATGGGGGCCCCGCCCCGGCCCGATGGTCGGCAACTGGCCGAGCTGAAGCGTCGGGGAGAGCTGGAACTCGTGAGGCTGCGGCGCGGAGTCGCGGCCTCCGGTCAAGAGCCGCTGAGCTTGCACATCGAGCTGAGCCCCGCCAGCGCCACGCTGATACTCCTCGAGCCCGATAGGGCTTGAGCTGAGCGTCCTCGGGGCGAGCCAGGCCCTGCATGCCGGGCGATGTCAGTCTGAAGACGAGGGCGCGTCGTCGGTGGCAGGGCCTGAGTCTTGTTCCATTGGGGGCGTACGCCTACACCCGGGCAGCTTCCGAAGGAAGGGGGAGAGGGTGCTCGGGTCTTGCTTGTCACCGAGAGCAGACCAACGTACGAGGATGGTAATCTCTGCCTGGTAAACGCTGGGACGCGTTCCGGATGTCACCTGCCAAACCTTGACATGGCCTCCGCACTCTATGGACGATCCCGGTGAGACGGAGAGGATGCAATGCCACGGGTCTGTACCGTCATCTATCCCGTCAGGGACTTGACCGCCGCGAAGAAGGTGTTCGGCCAGCTCCTAGGCGTCGCGCCGTACGCGGACCAGCCCTACTACGTCGGCTTTCGGCTCGGCGACCAGGAAGTAGGTCTGGATCCCAACGGCCACGGGAAGGGCATGACCGGTCCGGTCCCCTACTGGGACGTGACCGACATCAAGGCGACGCTCGCGCGGCTCGTCGACGCAGGGGCCGAAGTGCACCAGAACATCACCGATGTCGGAGGCGGTAAGCTGATCGCGTTGGTGAAGGACCCGGACGGTAACCTCATCGGCCTGATCCAGAACCCGTGATCCACCCTTCCCGCGCCAGGGGCATGCGGCCTTGCGTTCGGCATTCCGCCTTTGCTGGCCATAGGCGGCACGGCCCCTTCTGGTGATTGCTTCCGAGGCCCTGCTGCTCCTTCTCGTGCTCAAGTGGCTCTTCGACGAGGCGGTCATCGTCCAGGACTTCCGACGCTGCGCTGGGGCTGGCGAGCCTGCCCACCGCACCACAGTGCATTGACAGATATCGATATATCAGCCTATACTGTCCCCGACCGACGGAGCCACGGATGCGGGGGGGGGGGAGCCGAGTGGCGCTTCAGCGCACCGACGAGGCAAGAGCTGATAGCCATCTGCACCGAGGTCCGGGCCGGGGACAGTCCACCCGTCCCTGCTGCGCGCCCGTCATACCGGCTCGGACGCCCCCGGCAGAACTCGCACGATGGGCGCGCATCTTCCGAGCCCTTGCCGACCCGACCAGGCTCGGCATCCTCGCGCTGCTGCAAGCTCAGCAGGAGCCCCTGTGCGTGTGTGACATCGTGGCGCAGTTTCCCCGGGGGCAGCCGACGATCTCCCACCACCTCAAGGTCTTGCGAGACGCGGGGCTCGTGACGGCCGAGCGCCGTGGCCCTTGGGTCTACTACGCGCCAGCGGCACCGGGGCTGGTGGAGGCCTGGCGTGCCATCGGACGGCTGATGCCGTAGGACGGGGGTGAGGGGGGCCGCCCATCGGCGCCCGTGTGAGCGGGGACTGGCTCGCCCGGCATATCGATGAAGGTCGATGCATCTGTGAGCGAAGGAGTGAGAGGCATGCGGGAGCAGGACGCGATCGTCGAGGCGGTGCGGGAGCACTACGCGGAGGTGGCCCGGCGAGCGGCTCGGGCCAGCGAGGGGCGGACGTCGTCAGGCTGCGGGTGCTCTTCCGACGGCGGATGCTGCACGGGAGCCTCGGGCTACTACGCACCCGACGAGAGGACGCTGGTGCCCGCGGAGGCGCTGGCCGCGTCGGCGGGTTGCGGCAACCCCGTCGCCCTGGCCGACCTGCACCCCGGCGAGGCGGTGCTGGACCTCGGCTCGGGTGGGGGCATCGATGTCCTCCTGTCAGCCCGTCGCGTCGGGCCTGGCGGCTACGCCTGGGGCGTGGACATGACCCGGGAGATGCTGGAGCTGGCCGAGGAGAACCGCCGGCGCAGCGGCCTGGACAACGTCGGCTTCCTCGAGGGACGGATCGAGGCGGTCCCGCTGCCCGACGCCAGCGTGGACGTGGTCATCTCCAACTGCGTCATCAACCTGTCGGTCGACAAGGCGGCGGTGCTTCGGGAGGCGTTCCGGGTGCTGAGGCCCGGGGGACGCCTGGCGGTCTACGACATCGTGGCGCAGGAGCCCCTCAGCGCCGAGGCGCGGCGTGACCTGCGGGCGTGGTCCCAGTGCGTGTCGGGCGCGCTGGACCGGGAGACCTACGTGCACCTCCTCCGGGAGGCGGGGTTCGTCGATGTCGAGGTGCAACCCGTGCTCGCCCTGCAAGCCGGCGGGTGCTGCGGGGGCGACGAGGGGCCGCTACCCGTCGGCAGCGCCTTCGTCCGGGCTCGCAAGCCCGGCTCCCCCGACCTCGGCGACGGCCGGCTCACGGTGGAGGCGGCGTCCCGGGATGACCTCCCTGCCATCCTGCATCTGCTCGAGAGGTTGGGACTTCCGACGGAAGGCGTCGCCGAAAACCTCGAGGGCTTTGTCGTCGCCCGCCGCCGGATGCCGGCGCCGGGAGGCCCGGCCGAGGGGAGCTTGCAGACCGTCGCCACCGTCGTGGGCTGCGCAGGCGTTGAGCTCTACGGCCTGCAGGCGCTGCTGCGCTCCGTCGCGGTCAGCCC
This genomic interval from Limnochorda sp. LNt contains the following:
- the arsN2 gene encoding arsenic resistance N-acetyltransferase ArsN2; the encoded protein is MREQDAIVEAVREHYAEVARRAARASEGRTSSGCGCSSDGGCCTGASGYYAPDERTLVPAEALAASAGCGNPVALADLHPGEAVLDLGSGGGIDVLLSARRVGPGGYAWGVDMTREMLELAEENRRRSGLDNVGFLEGRIEAVPLPDASVDVVISNCVINLSVDKAAVLREAFRVLRPGGRLAVYDIVAQEPLSAEARRDLRAWSQCVSGALDRETYVHLLREAGFVDVEVQPVLALQAGGCCGGDEGPLPVGSAFVRARKPGSPDLGDGRLTVEAASRDDLPAILHLLERLGLPTEGVAENLEGFVVARRRMPAPGGPAEGSLQTVATVVGCAGVELYGLQALLRSVAVSPPFRGAGIGQRLVAAALERARRLGASEAYLLTTTASEYFARLGFEQVERQAVVGPVTSSSEFARVCPDTAVVMRRELH
- a CDS encoding VOC family protein, with the translated sequence MPRVCTVIYPVRDLTAAKKVFGQLLGVAPYADQPYYVGFRLGDQEVGLDPNGHGKGMTGPVPYWDVTDIKATLARLVDAGAEVHQNITDVGGGKLIALVKDPDGNLIGLIQNP
- a CDS encoding GH39 family glycosyl hydrolase, with product MAARIVVDVHEVVGPFPHFWEFGFGSERPFMVLREAVLDHYRLGREELGFRYVRAHGIFHDEMGVYRLIDGKPVYGWRAVDAVYDRLLSIGLRPFVELSFMPSALASGSQTCFYYQGNVTPPRDWPQWGALVEAFVRHLVERYGLEEVRQWYFEVWNEPNLRYFWAGTQDDYWRLYDWAADAVKRVDERMRVGGPATAAGAWVDAFIRHCLEGHNACTGRVGAPLDFVSYHGYPTDAGQVLDGEHVPFTRETYWREMARRNARFVRELAAKDRLGHDVEIHVTEWNSTAHLHDPELDDSNQAAFICRTIKDVAGHLDSFSFWTLSDIFEEGGWPEAEFHGGFGLVTIHGVCKPSFNAFRMLHMLGDRQLQTAVEGASPGVDALVTTSSDTGAIQVLVWNYVVPGAQARGESAEKIAIQLERPGGRRFTLRQYLVDRHHSNAYTAWKEMGAPPRPDGRQLAELKRRGELELVRLRRGVAASGQEPLSLHIELSPASATLILLEPDRA
- a CDS encoding ArsR/SmtB family transcription factor encodes the protein MRGGGSRVALQRTDEARADSHLHRGPGRGQSTRPCCAPVIPARTPPAELARWARIFRALADPTRLGILALLQAQQEPLCVCDIVAQFPRGQPTISHHLKVLRDAGLVTAERRGPWVYYAPAAPGLVEAWRAIGRLMP